Sequence from the Paludisphaera rhizosphaerae genome:
CGGACGACTTCGCGGCGGGGGCCAACTCGGCGGCGGCCTCTTCGGCTCGCTTGACAAGGCCGGGGACCTTGGCGACGCGGTCGAGGATCGCCTTCGAGGAGAGCATGTCTCCCGTCTCGATCGTCTGGCCGGACTCAAAGTACTGGACGATCGGCCGGAACTCGCGAGCGTCGAAATGATGGACGAAGACGTTCTTGACGGCCTCGTCGATGATTCGCTGGATCAGCTTGTCTTCATGGCCGTCTTCCTCGTTCATCGTCAGTTCGAGCTTCCCGCGCGAGCTGGAGAGCGCCGAGGCCAGGTCGCCGATCCGGGGGACGACGCCCGACTCGCCCGTGAGCAGGGCTCGGCGTTCGGCGTTGGAGACGACGTTCTCCAGATTGGCGATCGACATCCGAACCGACACGCCCGACTGCTGGTTGACGTGTGGCGACGTCCGGGCGAGTCGCGAAACCTCCTCGACGACCTCCTTGATGTAGACCGGCACGGCGACTTCAATCCCGGCCAGCTCGTCTTCCTCGCCGCGGTCGAGCCAGGCGTTCTGGTCGTTGACCGCCATGCCGATCTCGCGGGTCAGCGGGTAGTGCGTCCGCACTACCGACCCGATCCGGTCCTTCAGCGGCGTGACGATCCGGCCTCGGTTGGTGTAGTCCTCGGGATTGGCGGAGAAAACGAGGCAGAGGTCCAATTCCAACCGGATCGGGTAGCCTCGGATCTGGACGTCGCGTTCTTCGAGCACGTTGAAGAGGCCGACCTGGATCTTGGGGGCGAGGTCGGGGAGTTCGTTGATGCAGAAGATCCCGCGATTGGTGCGCGGGATCAGGCCGTAGTGCATCGTCGCCTCGCTCGACAGATAGCGGCCCTCGGCGTGCTTGATCATGTCGATCTCGCCGATGAGGTCGGCGATGGTCACGTCGGGCGTGGCGAGCTTCTCGTTGTACCTCTGCTCGCGGCCGATCCAGGCGACGGGCGTGTCGTCCCCCTTCTCGGCGACGAGCTGTCGGGCGAAGTTGGAGATCGGCTGGTACGGGTGGTCGTGGATTTCCGACCCCTCGACGATCGGCGTTTCGTCGTCGAGCAGATGAACGAGTTGGCGGAGCATTCGCGTCTTGGCCTGGCCGCGCAGGCCGAGGAAAAGCATGTCGTGACGCGACAGGATCGCGTTCTGGATCTGGGGGACGACGGTGTCCTCATAACCAAGGATATCCGGGAAGAGGGGCTCGCCGGTCCGCAGCTTGCGGACGAGGTTGCGCCTCATTTCGTCCTTGACCGATTCCAGCCGATGCCCGCTCCGTCGCAGCTCGCCGAGCGTCCGGGGCCGATCCGTCGCCATCAATGCCTTCCTCTCAGTGGTCGCGCCTGGGTGTCGATGTCACGAGGGGAGCCGTGCGAGATGTCCCGGATCATGCTAGGGTCGACCCCGGAACAAGTCAACGAACGCGTTGATGAGTCGTTGCGTGGGCGGGCTCCCCGCGTTGATCGCCCGGGAGCCTTGCCGTAAGATGCAGAGAAGGAACGGGGGCTGCGACGATACGTCGGCGGAAGGGCGGGACATGGCGACGGATGTGAACACCAACGGGAAGCTCTCGCGCGACGCGCTCCCCGACCTGACGGCCCGGATCGTGGCGAACTACCAGGGCTGCGGATCGATCGACCACCTTGGCAACTCGCCGCTCCCCAGCTATCGCGAGATCGTCGAGATCCTCGGAGATCTGCGCGAGATTCTCTTCCCCGGCTACGGCCGTCGCCAAAACCTGCACATGGGGAACGTCGCCTATCATGTCGGCGACCTCATTGACAGCCTC
This genomic interval carries:
- a CDS encoding sigma 54-interacting transcriptional regulator — encoded protein: MATDRPRTLGELRRSGHRLESVKDEMRRNLVRKLRTGEPLFPDILGYEDTVVPQIQNAILSRHDMLFLGLRGQAKTRMLRQLVHLLDDETPIVEGSEIHDHPYQPISNFARQLVAEKGDDTPVAWIGREQRYNEKLATPDVTIADLIGEIDMIKHAEGRYLSSEATMHYGLIPRTNRGIFCINELPDLAPKIQVGLFNVLEERDVQIRGYPIRLELDLCLVFSANPEDYTNRGRIVTPLKDRIGSVVRTHYPLTREIGMAVNDQNAWLDRGEEDELAGIEVAVPVYIKEVVEEVSRLARTSPHVNQQSGVSVRMSIANLENVVSNAERRALLTGESGVVPRIGDLASALSSSRGKLELTMNEEDGHEDKLIQRIIDEAVKNVFVHHFDAREFRPIVQYFESGQTIETGDMLSSKAILDRVAKVPGLVKRAEEAAAELAPAAKSSGARTAAAASVAEFILEGLHVNNKLNKTAKGRGTSYQR